The genome window CCGCCTCCTTCGTCTGCGACATCTTCGTCTCGGGCGGCAGCATCTGCTCCGGCTCTGGCTGCGACAGCATCTGTACCTGGCCATGGTGCGGGATGGGCTTGGCCTGAATGCTCAGAGCAGGGCACCACCTTGGCTGAGCCAGCCAACCTGTGAgcaggtggaactctgtgggctgtaAGTCAGGGGCCAGCTCTGCAGCCTCTTATACATGCCAGGAGGCCGTTGGTCATTGTGAGGGCAAAGGGGCTAGGACCTCACAAACCATGGCTAGGTGGCCTGCATCATGTCCATATATGGGCATGTGAGGGGCGGGCAGGCCCCCGAGTGTAGGAGCTGCCTATGTCACAGTCAGGGCAATACAAGATGACTCCTCCGTGGGAACAATCATCTAGTTATTCAATTAACAAAAtattactgttaatattttggcCTGCTCCATGCCAGATTTTGGCCTAAGCCCTGGTATATAGTGATAAACAAGACAGACATGCCCTTGTTAAggagtattattattttttgtttttttaaaattttttttggctgggtgcggtggctcaagcctgtaatcccagcactttgggaggccaagacgggcggatcacgaggtcaggagatcgagaccatcctggctaacatggtgaaaccccgtctctactaaaaaatacaaaaaactagccgggcaaggtggcgggcgcctgtagtcccagctactcgggaggctgaggcaggagaatggcgtgaacccgggaggcggagcttgcagtgagctgagatccggccactacactccagcctgggcgacagagcgagactccgtctcacaaaaaaaaaaaaaaaaaaaaaaaaaaaaaaatattatttattttatttatgtatttgtttttgagacagggtctcattctgtcacccaggctggagtgcagcagcataatcttggctcactgcaacctctgcctcctgggttcaagcaaacctCCGGCcatggcctcctgagtagttgggaatacagacatgcaacaccacactcagctaatttttgtgtttttagtagagacagggtttcactatgttggccaggctggtctcaaactcctgacctcaggtgatctgcccgcttaagcctcccaaagtgctgggattacaggcatgagccaccctgcctggccattattattattattattattattatttgtagagacgggctctccctatgttgcccaggctggtctcaaactcctgacctcaagcaaacctcctgcctctgcctcccaaagcactgggattacaggtgtgagcctccacaccctaCCCCTAATAGACTTTATAATCTAACTACAGAAGGCATGAATGAAGTAGTCCTGAAGAATAATTGTAATAGTGACAAATGCTGATAATAGAAACCTCGGGTTTCTGAGGATATGTGCTGGGAGAACTTGACCTCAGGTGAGGCTCTAGGGAGAGCCCCAAAGGGGTGCTGGTGAAGTGAACCCTAAAGGGTGCCAGAGTAAGAGGAGGGAGGAGCACCTGGGAAGAAAGAACTGCTCCTGCAAATGTTCTGAGGTGGCTCTGGATGTGCAGTTCTGTTTCTATGCAGGGTCAGGCAGCAGGGGATCCGTGGAGACAGAAAGTGATCGGACGGCCAGGGCAGGTGAAACAGGGAGCAGTTGTGCCGGGCTTCCTTCTGGGCTGATGGCTTTGGAACTTGGTAGAGGCGGTGGTTACACAACATTGTAactgtactaaatgccactgaattacacacgttatttatttatttatgaatgaatgaatgacagggtctcactctgtcactcaggctggagtgcagtggcgcaatctcggctcactgcaaactccgcctcctgcttcaagcgattctcctgcctcagcctcccaagtagctgggattacagatgcctgccaccacacccagccaatttttgtatttttagtagagatggggtttcaccatgttggtcaggctggtctcgaactcctgagttcaagtgatctgccctcctcaggttcccaaagtgctgggccttgaaatacacattttaaaatgatgaattttatgttACGTGGCTTTCAGTTCAGTTGCAAACACGAAAAGCTCTGAGGCCAAAAGGTGCTAACAGGTGTGAGGGATTGGAGCAGAGTGTGGTGTGGGGCACTGGGCATGGTGTGGGTTTTCTCCCCAGCCCCATGGATTTTAGGGGTGAAGAGGGGAGCAGTTAGAATTGGTTTGTCTACTTAAACAGAAAACCGAAATGAGTGAGTTGGgtggaagttttgtttttcttaaggaGCCAGAGGTGATCTGGGGGGTCATTAGATTGTCCCTGTTAGGGGGATACACATGCTGGAGGATTTAGGGGTGATGACATATGTTTGCCAACTACTCTCAAGGATTTACCCATAGAGAAAGtgggagaagaagggagagagagatgcgGGGGAGCCGAACAGATGTGATAGAACATTCACAACTGGccatgccaggcgtggtggctcacacctgtaatccagctctTTGGAAAGAtcggctgagcccaggagtttgagaccagcctcagcaacatagagcccatctctacaaaaataaaaaacttataaaaaaggttttttaaaaaaacacaattggCCAATCTGTGTAAAGGGGAGCTCTTTGTCAGGGGTtcttgcaaattttctgaaattttgaaattatttcaaaatagattattacatttttttttttttaaagagcaaaagaaaaccCAGGGAGGTCAGCCAGGGCTGGTGTGAGGCTCCATCCTTATCAAGGGTCCAGGCTTTTGTCTTTCAGCTCTGCCTTCAGCAAGTGCTTTCTATCCTCAAAGTTGCCACATAGTCCAAGATCAGGGCTGTTGGGGATGGTTGTGCAGTTTGTGTGCTGCTCCAAGCTCCCTGCCAAAGGGATTGAGTGAGGACTGAAATGCAGTCCG of Rhinopithecus roxellana isolate Shanxi Qingling chromosome 20, ASM756505v1, whole genome shotgun sequence contains these proteins:
- the PRM1 gene encoding sperm protamine P1, with the translated sequence MARYRCCRSQSRSRCCRPRRRCRRRRRRSCRARRRAMRCCRRRYRLRCRRY